Proteins encoded in a region of the Pieris brassicae chromosome 3, ilPieBrab1.1, whole genome shotgun sequence genome:
- the LOC123706687 gene encoding uncharacterized protein LOC123706687 translates to MCDQTEVNYADGDVVWVKLGSCFWPGEVVGIEKLPADFVTSFKKPPIAVVKFFQEDTYEYVKNHFAIYKYECSRKNEFILKGLDMYRKKHGPMEKFPEDVIRAETAVGGDIEILTRDEFQETKKESYADLFADPRRKTPASAKKGKNAKGRSPDVSKISTPIRKFKEKPNYQVHILVQGSKIPNVSEEVTPSTSRAGSEPPEEKPMETDSSPSKSIPSCSTPTMSSSGIYACHSCPFSTSRLNVLILHNKTHSTTFTPYIPTPIKKKPLKSSKSPKSASATSKSSKPRKPRQDKIDKETDKKGQKREAENNGIDNNLPDAKKVKTDEEIKSSLLADWDDGDEDSNEEETIATASSPDVPVAAGSPAVPTSAELPTEQVSSECEQQEPTDNKKAEPLPSDKPESSNDAKYDFCEDEDWPVEADVGRKIPRVKPLKRKEDTKSLSIDENDVAREVAELLTKTNVPELPSAPEPLKVEENFPEPSIVKSPDKKTEKSPGLGEPPEKKVDGEANSQKPIFKTKTFFRSRHSRSQDAIGKYVAEQLNAAERLDMLDNDINGSEMSPSPEPIISPPIEHVKVARLAPKIQLKKMNAEAAQLREKEKYELEKLQDGGEEKGSCNEENLILDTTIEKINTQIFLTETNLLESFNDIPLNDVSNTDSSENISTAENLNTEVNNSPEASFTEKEQSNDVIQSHQECTLSRIDKGNVNEDVETAQDNCIEAQYKSYMSESTASAVDALLSVSREADRVTKVISVDPPEDLFEDDHKESALTSNINTFELSSNGIDNEIPRINSPVQQATEINTNTSDKSFTSEKETIQQLSEPHLSKVDIQMDDLPKTDDTLENNEPISEEIKGNDKRKNENDLKENDGTLKVFANTPSESDLQIAEALINLPSTTMQNKVSIAFTDEITSASNLESKSTEDVISKDTIIENFNADSHEKLIEDNKITTSVPLLSKDIRFESEEEKSENLNAAQSLVQMSESIDHKINILEVTTPCKENSGPDDPINIKNQRYNDKTPVKILNESVMETDKLNGNTGKIETTSKLLKILEEPSTSRVTITNNAIVNKKVIVPPKGKILNTHVNKSVIKPKQVAKQQIIIRRTTPSKLLNNVTEVTTADKIILSRTNKATADGSAVQSYTIQTTPNVQTEKNTIIIQPKIRKITKTAPKLQKIKPQLTSLPTIINNKLSKESGKQTDTVFDINSMPIVLSDDVLTPESIENMPIVMSDGNIITSSSSKVIKNKKIITSEKITVTSSSNKQDNKGISTHHIVHDVNKLTPNILSKSSKLRSSKTMLVIDKATGKQKLIMTKSDAANKGMKQPQKLIHTSQNSPKTEKFVILPKPNSPRPARTQKIVIDPQTGKAHVVVEKGPVNVPISENKPVSAKLIPSSADSKTPGSTVMIITNEQGTQSRIVLTPEHEKILFPNKQQPNVSQLKTITHLISTNASTQQKSIITSVAAAKTPTRIVSKPQKSAIITSKGQLIVGGRLAPSTQNIAPLPEIRPATKRLAEPKKIAPMIQKQSPEPLIFLQKSGTVMQLTASQFEHLQRTGQIIQKVPAQEKVMVQKTITMSPSETIVPAQKPRARKQQTDSAAPTKKIKHEINIAPAPPPVLVPAPAPALIPVPVPALTPICSTTTNLSLGTNVPTNATSGLYSNMDNFEELLPTTAIARPAESVLVPTEQNSQALAAPLSDGQLLAVPGEHFGGPQGSFYLCVEENGTFTAIDNRPLVLENNQLVPMPETIPIIPPQPERRDILEAALANSDVFHAESTRDEAPDFRDLNANVSVHCRVSETSTTLNQPIMTPVELPSKVASEPAVPSNLDDGLAVIGVTPHTVPTSLELPITVTDPRIAPKTTDPLSNSNYRTSLLPSPSTEMTFSVTEDSGVSMVGPISMPLLTEEESVGKSMPILIDEITERTISSVESTVGSPSSIDIRESETEDCSQWPRRLLTPGSDISETSVEIPLQPSIQLSVSDLSHNNS, encoded by the exons ATGTGTGATCAAACTGAAGTAAATTATGCTGATGGAGACGTTGTGTGGGTAAAATTGGGTTCTTGCTTTTGGCCTGGCGAGGTCGTGGGCATAGAGAAGCTACCCGCCGACTTCGTCACGTCTTTTAAGAAGCCACCAATAGCAGTTGTAAAATTCTTTCAAGAAGATACATA TGAGTATGTGAAGAATCACTTTGcaatttacaaatatgaatGCAGTCGCAAAAACGAATTCATTCTAAAAGGATTAG ATATGTACAGAAAAAAACATGGTCCAATGGAGAAGTTTCCTGAGGATGTTATCCGTGCAGAAACAGCAGTAGGGGGCGATATTGAGATATTGACAAGAGATGAATTTCAAGAGACTAAAAAAGAAAGTTATGCTGATCTTTTTGCTGACCCTAGAAGAAAAACACCGGCTTCTGCAAAAAAag gaaaaAATGCAAAAGGCAGGTCTCCTGATGTTTCTAAGATTTCAACACCAATTAGAAag ttcAAAGAGAAGCCCAACTATCAAGTACACATATTAGTACAGGGTTCTAAAATACCAAATGTATCTGAAGAAGTCACGCCATCTACAAGTAGAGCTGGTTCAGAACCACCTGAAGAGAAGCCAATGGAAACGGACAGTAGTCCTTCAAAATCAATTCCTTCATGTAGCACTCCCACAATGTCAAGTTCTGGTATTTATGCTTGCCATTCTTGTCCCTTTTCTACTTCTCGTCTGAATGTCCTCATTTTACATAACAAAACGCACAGCACAACATTTACACCTTATATACCTACACCAATCAAAAAGAAACCCTTAAAATCAAGCAAGTCACCTAAATCTGCATCCGCCACTTCGAAATCTTCGAAGCCTCGTAAACCCCGACaagataaaatagataaagaaACAGATAAAAAAGGACAGAAACGAGAAGCAGAAAATAATGGGATAGATAACAATTTACCTGATGCAAAAAAAGTCAAAACAGACGAAGAAATTAAGAGCAGCTTATTAGCTGATTGGGATGATGGAGATGAAGACTCAAATGAAGAAGAAACAATTGCCACAGCTAGTTCTCCTGATGTTCCTGTGGCTGCCGGTTCCCCAGCCGTTCCTACATCTGCTGAATTGCCTACTGAACAAGTATCAAGTGAATGTGAACAGCAGGAACCTACAGACAACAAAAAGGCTGAACCTCTACCTTCAGATAAACCAGAATCATCTAATGATGCTAAATACGACTTTTGTGAGGACGAAGATTGGCCTGTAGAGGCAGATGTTGGAAGAAAAATTCCTCGCGTGAAACCATTAAAACGAAAAGAAGACACGAAGAGCCTCAGTATAGATGAAAATGATGTGGCTAGAGAAGTAGCAGAATTACTAACTAAAACCAATGTGCCCGAATTACCATCAGCTCCAGAGCCTTTAAAAGTGGAGGAAAATTTTCCGGAACCTTCGATTGTAAAATCTCCGGataaaaaaactgaaaaatcCCCTGGATTGGGCGAGCCACCTGAAAAAAAAGTCGATGGTGAAGCTAACAGTcaaaaacctatttttaaaactaaaacgtTTTTTCGTAGTAGACATTCAAGAAGTCAAGATGCTATAGGGAAATATGTTGCAGAACAATTAAATGCAGCCGAGCGTCTTGACATGCTTGATAATGATATAAATGGATCTGAAATGTCGCCATCCCCAGAGCCCATTATTTCTCCTCCAATAGAACACGTAAAGGTTGCTCGATTGGCTCCCAAAattcaacttaaaaaaatgaatgcaGAAGCAGCACAGTTGCgggaaaaagaaaagtatGAGTTAGAAAAATTACAAGATGGCGGTGAGGAAAAAGGATCTTGTAATGAAGAAAATTTGATCCTTGACActacaatagaaaaaataaatactcaaatttttttaactgaaaCCAATTTATTAGAAAGTTTTAATGATATTCCTTTGAATGATGTCAGTAATACAGATTCCagtgaaaatatttcaacagCTGAAAACCTGAACACTGAAGTAAATAACAGCCCAGAAGCATCATTTACTGAAAAAGAGCAATCCAACGATGTTATCCAAAGTCATCAGGAATGTACTTTATCAAGAATAGATAAGGGGAATGTGAACGAAGATGTAGAAACTGCACAAGACAACTGCATTGAAGCGCAATATAAGTCATATATGAGTGAATCTACTGCCTCTGCCGTTGATGCCTTACTGAGTGTATCAAGAGAAGCTGATAGAGTAACAAAAGTTATAAGTGTTGATCCACCAGAAGACCTCTTTGAAGATGACCACAAAGAAAGCGCTCTTACTTCTAATATTAACACATTTGAGTTATCATCAAATGGCATAGATAATGAGATACCAAGGATTAACTCCCCAGTTCAGCAGGCCACAGAAATTAATACAAACACATCAGATAAGTCTTTTACTTCTGAAAAAGAAACTATTCAACAACTTTCGGAACCACATCTTTCAAAAGTTGATATCCAAATGGATGATTTACCGAAAACCGATGACACTTTAGAAAATAACGAACCAATTTCCGAAGAAATAAAGGGTAATGATAAAAGGAAAAATGAAAacgatttaaaagaaaacgaCGGGACACTAAAAGTTTTTGCAAATACACCATCTGAATCGGACTTGCAAATTGCAGaagctttaattaatttaccttCGACAACTATGCAAAATAAAGTTTCTATAGCTTTTACAGATGAAATAACGTCGGCAAGTAATTTAGAAAGTAAATCAACTGAAGATGTTATCTCCAAAGATACTATAATTGAAAACTTTAATGCTGACTCGCATGAAAAGCTTAttgaagataataaaataactacttCTGTTCCATTACTATCAAAAGACATTCGATTTGAGAGCGAAGAAGAAAAAAGTGAAAATTTGAATGCCGCTCAATCCTTAGTACAAATGTCGGAATCAAttgatcataaaataaatatacttgagGTTACGACCCCATGCAAAGAAAATTCCGGTCCCGATGAccctattaatattaaaaatcaaaggtATAATGATAAAACCcctgttaaaattttaaatgaaagtgTGATGGAAACTGATAAACTAAATGGAAACACAGGAAAAATAGAAACAACATCAAAACtcctaaaaatattagaagaaCCCAGCACTTCTAGAGTCACTATTACAAATAATGcgattgttaataaaaaagtaattgttCCTCCAAAgggaaaaattttaaatactcatGTTAACAAATCAGTTATCAAACCTAAACAGGTGGCTaaacaacaaattataattagacGCACGACACCAAGCAAGTTACTTAATAATGTTACGGAAGTTACAACTGctgacaaaattattttgtcacGTACTAATAAAGCCACTGCTGATGGATCTGCAGTACAGAGCTACACTATTCAAACAACACCCAATGTTCAAACGGAGaaaaacacaattataattcagccaaaaataagaaaaattacgAAAACTGCTCCCAAATTGCAGAAAATTAAACCACAATTGACATCACTTcctacaataattaataacaagtTATCTAAAGAATCAGGGAAACAAACTGATACagtttttgatataaattctATGCCGATTGTTTTATCTGACGATGTTTTAACGCCAGAAAGCATTGAAAATATGCCTATTGTTATGTCAGATGGTAATATAATTACTTCATCGTCTTCTAAggtaataaagaataaaaaaataatcacgaGTGAAAAAATAACAGTTACATCGTCTTCGAATAAACAGGATAATAAAGGAATTTCAACCCATCATATCGTTCACGACGTTAATAAATTGACTCCaaatatattatctaaatCATCTAAATTAAGGTCTTCCAAAACTATGTTAGTGATAGATAAAGCTACaggaaaacaaaaattaatcatgACTAAGTCTGATGCTGCTAATAAAGGTATGAAACAACCTCAAAAGCTAATACATACTTCCCAGAATAGTCCTAAAACTGagaaatttgttattttacctAAACCTAACTCCCCACGACCCGCAAGAACCCAGAAAATCGTTATAGACCCACAGACTGGGAAAGCACACGTTGTAGTCGAGAAGGGACCTGTTAATGTACCTATATCTGAGAATAAACCTGTTTCGGCAAAGCTAATACCGTCATCCGCAGACTCAAAGACTCCTGGAAGTACTGTTATGATTATTACCAATGAACAAGGTACGCAATCAAGAATAGTTCTTACGCCGGAACATGAGAAAATTCTGTTCCCAAACAAACAACAACCAAATGTTTCGCagttaaaaacaattacacaCCTTATCTCTACAAATGCCTCTACACAGCAAAAAAGCATTATCACTTCAGTAGCGGCCGCAAAGACTCCAACAAGGATTGTTTCAAAGCCACAAAAAAGTGCTATTATAACCTCAAAAGGGCAACTCATAGTAGGGGGACGATTAGCACCTTCTACTCAAAATATCGCTCCTCTACCAGAAATTAGGCCTGCTACAAAGCGTCTTGCTGAACCTAAAAAGATCGCTCCTATGATTCAAAAACAATCGCCAGAGCCATTAATTTTCCTGCAAAAATCTGGTACGGTAATGCAATTGACTGCTTCTCAATTCGAACATTTGCAAAGAACAGgtcaaattatacaaaaagttCCTGCACAAGAAAAGGTTATGGTTCAGAAGACAATTACAATGTCGCCGAGTGAGACAATAGTTCCGGCTCAGAAACCGAGAGCACGCAAGCAGCAGACCGATTCGGCTGCTccgacaaaaaaaattaaacatgaaATTAACATTGCGCCAGCACCACCCCCTGTTCTTGTACCTGCTCCTGCCCCTGCCCTAATTCCTGTGCCTGTCCCAGCCCTTACACCAATATGTTCTACCACAACCAATCTGTCACTTGGAACCAATGTACCAACCAACGCAACTTCTGGCCTCTATTCAAATATGGACAATTTCGAAGAATTACTTCCGACAACAGCAATCGCTCGTCCTGCTGAAAGTGTTCTCGTTCCGACAGAACAAAACTCACAAGCTCTTGCAGCGCCCCTTTCCGATGGACAACTGCTGGCAGTGCCTGGAGAGCATTTTGGGGGCCCTCAGGGGTCCTTTTATCTTTGTGTTGAGGAAAATGGCACTTTTACTGCTATTGATAACCGCCCATTAGTTTTGGAAAATAATCAACTAGTTCCGATGCCGGAAACAATTCCCATCATACCTCCTCAGCCCGAGAGAAGGGATATTTTAGAGGCAGCACTAGCCAACAGCGATGTGTTTCACGCTGAAAGTACTCGCGACGAGGCACCAGATTTTCGAGATCTCAATGCTAACGTCTCCGTTCACTGCCGTGTGTCGGAAACTAGCACTACGCTAAATCAGCCAATCATGACCCCTGTTGAACTACCGTCAAAAGTAGCCTCTGAACCAGCCGTGCCTTCAAATTTAGATGATGGTTTGGCTGTGATTGGCGTGACACCTCACACTGTGCCCACGTCTCTGGAGCTGCCGATTACCGTCACAGATCCGCGCATAGCACCTAAAACTACAGATCCCTTAAGCAATAGTAACTACAGAACGTCCCTGTTGCCGTCGCCCAGTACAGAGATGACTTTTTCGGTTACAGAAGACAGTGGTGTATCGATGGTGGGCCCTATTTCTATGCCTCTTTTAACGGAAGAGGAGTCCGTCGGTAAATCTATGCCTATATTAATAGACGAGATAACGGAGAGAACGATATCGTCTGTGGAATCGACCGTAGGCTCGCCGTCGTCTATCGACATACGAGAATCGGAAACGGAAGACTGTAGTCAGTGGCCCCGAAGGTTGCTGACGCCCGGATCAGATATATCAGAAACTTCAGTGGAGATCCCACTGCAGCCCTCAATTCAGCTTTCTGTTAGTGATCTATCtcataataatagttaa
- the LOC123707691 gene encoding uncharacterized protein LOC123707691 codes for MKYLIILLSCASVVLGATMSDGQLERTLADKPTMQRHIRCALGEGPCDTVGIRLRTLAPLVLRGACPQCSIQETRQIRRTLAFVQRNFPWEWAKIAAHVFVFCALVAICVAETQRPPVSDTALDDALNDKRFIQRQLKCALGEAPCDPIGKRLKTLAPLVLRGACPQCSPQETKQIQRTLSYVQRNFPQQWAKIVRQYSG; via the exons ATGAAG TACTTAATTATACTATTATCATGTGCTAGTGTTGTATTAGGAGCAACAATGTCTGATGGTCAGCTTGAAAGGACGTTAGCTGATAAACCAACTATGCAAAGACATATTCGATGTGCTCTTGGAGAGGGTCCTTGTGATACCGTCGGAATAAGACTGCGaa CGTTGGCACCACTGGTGTTGCGAGGAGCATGTCCGCAATGTTCAATTCAAGAAACGAGACAAATTCGTCGGACCTTGGCTTTTGTTCAGAGAAACTTTCCTTGGGAGTGGGCAAAGATT gcTGCACATGTATTCGTGTTTTGTGCATTAGTAGCTATATGCGTCGCCGAGACACAACGGCCGCCAGTCTCAGATACAGCACTAGATGACGCTCTCAATGATAAGCGTTTCATACAACGACAACTGAAATGTGCGCTTGGTGAAGCGCCCTGTGATCCAATTGGGAAAAGACTAAAga CATTGGCACCATTGGTCCTGCGAGGAGCATGTCCCCAGTGCTCGCCGCAAGAAACGAAACAAATACAACGCACGCTTTCATATGTTCAAAGAAACTTCCCACAACAATGGGCTAAAATTGTCCGTCAGTATTCTGGATAA